The following proteins come from a genomic window of Excalfactoria chinensis isolate bCotChi1 chromosome 6, bCotChi1.hap2, whole genome shotgun sequence:
- the LOC140254382 gene encoding beta-microseminoprotein-like yields MGIIVTQGDASCFRKLFKRGEAEKGCMVDGVLYPFGEISRTENCLTCSCSKYELHCCTLYTTPVSYDKESCKVIFNEKNCDYEMVPKNPSKECTQYARVG; encoded by the exons ATGGGCATCATAGTGACACAGGGTGATGCTTCCTGCTTTAGAAAACTCTTCAAGCGAGGGGAGGCTGAAAAAG GCTGTATGGTGGATGGAGTATTGTACCCCTTTGGAGAGATCTCAAGGACAGAAAATTGTCTCacatgcagctgcagcaaatATGAATTGCACTGCTGCACCCT CTATACTACTCCTGTGTCTTATGACAAAGAATCATGTAAAGTCATTTTCAATGAGAAGAACTGTGACTATGAGATGGTGCCGAAGAACCCCTCGAAGGAGTGCACTCAGTATGCTCGTGTAGGCTAA
- the LOC140254059 gene encoding beta-microseminoprotein A1-like, which produces MRSHCGNLIGLILKTFLACLLILSVSVTAANASCYFMPLKPVKRGDEIIGSYDMKGEPHEFGSHWKTEDCFECSCLESGISCCTSYGIPVNFDEEKCVSIFDNTACAYEVVEKADHSKKCEVHEWVG; this is translated from the exons atgaggtCACATTGTGGAAACCTCATTGGACTTATTCTT aAAACCTTCTTGGCCTGCcttctcattctttctgttAGTGTGACAGCGGCCAATGCATCCTGCTACTTTATGCCACTGAAGCCAGTGAAGCGTGGTGATGAGATTATAG GCAGCTATGACATGAAGGGAGAGCCACATGAATTCGGTTCACATTGGAAGACTGAAGACTGCTTCGAGTGCTCCTGTTTAGAGTCTGGGATCAGCTGCTGCACCAG CTATGGAATACCAGTTAACTTTGATGAAGAGAAATGCGTAAGCATATTCGACAATACTGCCTGTGCTTATGAAGTGGTGGAGAAAGCCGATCACTCAAAAAAATGCGAAGTACATGAGTGGGTGGGCTAA